Below is a window of Staphylococcus succinus DNA.
AGAAGCAATTTTCACTAGCTCTTGAGCAACCATTCCACCCATAGAAAGTCCTAGAACATTAATGGCATTCAATTGCATTGCATCTATAAATTCTAAAACACCTTCTGCCATTTCTTCTATCGTATTAGGAACTTTTCCTTTAGATAATCCGACGCCTTTGTTGTCAAATACAATCACTCTATATTTTTCACTTAAAGTATTAATAAGTTTCGGATCCCAATTATCCATCGTCGCAGCTAGATGTGTCAGTAATAGTAGTGTTTTATTATTATCTTGTCCTAAAATTCTGTAGGCGAATTGCGTATTTTTTTTAGACGTTACAAATTCATTAGGCACATTTTGATATGTTAATGGTTTCATCATTAGATATCTCCTTGTGTCTCATCAATTTTTAATAAAACTTTACCATTTGTATGATGATTAAATGTGTAGTCTAACGCTTGATTGATTTCATTTATTGTAAATACTTGATCATCTACATCTGGGATGATGTGGTCGCTTTCGATAATTTTACTTAGTTCTTTCAGTTGTTCACCATCAGAACGTACAAAAATGAAGCGATAATCTATAGATTTTTGTTTGGCTTTTTTATCAAATTTTTTACCTGCAATTGTAAATAACGTCTTCTTAAACATTGAGAAATCATTTTTTTCAGCAAAATGCTTATTGGGCGCATTAATTAAACTTACTATTGTTCCTCCTGGTTTCATTACGGATAATTCTTTATCAAATTCCTTAGCACCTAGGGTATCAATCACATAATCCACATTCGATAAAGTGTCCCAATAATTTTCACTCTTATAATCTATATATTGATCTACACCTTTTGCGATAAATTGTTCTCTTAACCTTGGACTACCAGAAACAATTACTTTTAAGCCTAAATTTTTCGCTATTGGAACAGCCATTTGACCAAAACTACCCGATCCACCTGGAATAAATAACGTCTTTCCAGATTCAGCCTGTA
It encodes the following:
- a CDS encoding NADP-dependent oxidoreductase, giving the protein MKAVQIEKYNKNLEVKVRDIEVPEIKSNEVLVKVAYAAINPLEKLIITGSVKLIQDYKMPVTLGNELTGVVTKLGSEVKDYNLGDEIYSRLPIYKIGAFAEYVAVDADAISKLPNNLSLKTGAAAPLTGLTAYQAITEELQAESGKTLFIPGGSGSFGQMAVPIAKNLGLKVIVSGSPRLREQFIAKGVDQYIDYKSENYWDTLSNVDYVIDTLGAKEFDKELSVMKPGGTIVSLINAPNKHFAEKNDFSMFKKTLFTIAGKKFDKKAKQKSIDYRFIFVRSDGEQLKELSKIIESDHIIPDVDDQVFTINEINQALDYTFNHHTNGKVLLKIDETQGDI